A stretch of the Pedobacter sp. MC2016-14 genome encodes the following:
- a CDS encoding efflux RND transporter periplasmic adaptor subunit, whose amino-acid sequence MKLRYVIYGLIAIAVAYLVFYRISANKKLAEDGAGGGKGKAGPAKGLQVDGIVVNTIDFENFLDITGTIEANEAVALRAEVSGLVTKINFQEGSNVSKGQLLVKINDRDIQAQLQDALTKERLSATNENRSKQLLQKGAISQEEYDTSLADLQSLKSQAQLIRAQLAKTSIYAPFSGKIGLRAISTGEYLTPSTTIANLASINPVKVSFSIPEKYNGQITSGSEISFTTDGLNKTYTAKVFAIEPGINTQTRTLQIKALTANPGGELLPGAFAKIKVALNTAKGAILIPNEAIIPVLKGKTVFISKQGKAQQIPVEAGTRTDEKIVITKGLKVGDTVLTTGAMALKNDAPVKVTVVKN is encoded by the coding sequence ATGAAACTTAGATATGTTATATATGGACTGATCGCCATAGCGGTTGCTTACCTGGTATTTTACCGTATTTCTGCCAATAAAAAATTAGCCGAAGATGGTGCAGGAGGCGGCAAAGGCAAAGCTGGTCCCGCAAAAGGTTTACAGGTAGACGGAATCGTTGTTAATACTATTGATTTTGAGAACTTCCTGGACATCACCGGCACCATCGAAGCCAATGAAGCGGTAGCGCTAAGAGCGGAAGTATCTGGCTTGGTCACCAAAATTAATTTTCAGGAAGGTAGTAATGTCAGCAAAGGACAACTCCTGGTAAAGATCAATGACAGAGATATCCAGGCACAATTGCAAGATGCCCTGACGAAGGAACGCTTATCGGCCACAAACGAAAACAGATCTAAACAGCTTTTACAAAAAGGTGCAATTAGCCAGGAAGAATACGATACTTCTCTTGCAGACCTGCAATCCCTAAAATCTCAGGCGCAGCTCATCCGCGCGCAATTGGCCAAAACGTCTATCTATGCCCCATTTAGTGGTAAAATAGGCTTACGTGCAATTTCAACTGGCGAATATTTAACACCCAGCACAACAATTGCCAATCTGGCCAGCATCAACCCTGTGAAAGTGAGCTTTTCCATACCTGAAAAATATAATGGCCAAATCACATCAGGATCAGAGATTTCTTTTACAACAGATGGTTTAAACAAAACCTATACGGCTAAAGTTTTTGCCATTGAACCCGGCATCAATACACAAACACGCACCTTACAAATCAAAGCCCTTACCGCCAATCCAGGTGGAGAACTCCTTCCAGGGGCCTTCGCTAAAATAAAAGTAGCATTAAATACAGCTAAGGGCGCAATTTTAATTCCCAATGAGGCCATTATTCCAGTACTAAAGGGCAAAACCGTTTTTATCAGCAAACAGGGAAAGGCGCAGCAGATTCCTGTTGAAGCAGGCACCAGAACAGATGAAAAAATTGTGATTACAAAAGGGTTGAAAGTAGGCGATACGGTATTGACAACAGGTGCCATGGCCTTAAAAAACGATGCCCCTGTAAAAGTAACTGTGGTTAAAAATTAG